The stretch of DNA CCTGTAGGTTGCTGTCCGCAAAGACCTGCCAGGAATCATAGCCGTCATTCGCGCTGCCTTCAGCACTTGCAAGCATGCCGTGAAGGTTAATTCGGGCCGAATGGTACTAATCGCGATGCGGCTTCAGGATGCGCAAACCCTGCAAGACGGCGGGACGTGAGTCGATTCGATCGAGCCAGTCCTTCAAGCGCGGATACGCATCGATGTCGATGCCTAGCTCTCCATGCGTGCGCAGCCATGGAAACATCGCGATGTCGGCAATCGAATATTCTTCGCCGGCGATAAACCGGGCTTCCCCAAGACGCCGGTCGATCACGCCATACAGGCGGTTCGTCTCCCGCGTGTAGCGCTCCAGCGCCGGCGGATTCGGTTCCTTTGTTCCGTGTCGAGACCACCAAAGCTGACCGAGCATCGGACCGACGTGTCCGACTTGCATGAACAACCACTGCAGCGCGATGCTGCGTCTGGCCGGATCGGCCGCGAGGAACAGGCCGCTTTTGTCGGCGAGATAAATCAGGATCGCGCCCGACTCGAATATCGCCTGGCCGGTATCGGCATCGGCGATGACCGGAATCTTGTGGTTGGGGCTAAGGGCGACGAATTCGGGCGTGTGCTGCTCGCCTTTGCCCAAGTCGACCGC from Burkholderiales bacterium encodes:
- a CDS encoding glutathione S-transferase N-terminal domain-containing protein, with protein sequence MITLYTAATPNGHKAAIMLRETALPHEVQAVDLGKGEQHTPEFVALSPNHKIPVIADADTGQAIFESGAILIYLADKSGLFLAADPARRSIALQWLFMQVGHVGPMLGQLWWSRHGTKEPNPPALERYTRETNRLYGVIDRRLGEARFIAGEEYSIADIAMFPWLRTHGELGIDIDAYPRLKDWLDRIDSRPAVLQGLRILKPHRD